In Triticum aestivum cultivar Chinese Spring chromosome 5B, IWGSC CS RefSeq v2.1, whole genome shotgun sequence, the following proteins share a genomic window:
- the LOC123114860 gene encoding uncharacterized protein, whose product MASSFPTPTLLTPKLSLPPLGPSRRNAAAAAAPWPHRGRITATTGGDAAAAVATTEEEAKARKERRKRCLRCGVLYLDEENSPAACAFHGHITGEKGLFSLSPPHQGVDGEWNDKSGVIVYRWNEHGDRPNTGRANWKGRWSCCQERDEEAPPCRRGYHVSYDDGFTLF is encoded by the exons ATGGCGAGTTCCTTTCCCACCCCGACCCTCTTGACGCCCAAGCTGTCCCTGCCACCGCTCGGTCCTTCGCGCCGCAACGCTGCCGCTGCGGCTGCCCCGTGGCCGCATCGTGGGCGGATCACCGCGACTACAGGAGGCGATGCTGCCGCAGCAGTAGCGACGACAGAGGAGGAAGCAAAGGCCAGGAAGGAGAGGAGGAAACGATGCCTGAGGTGCGGCGTCCTGTACCTGGACGAGGAGAACTCCCCTGCTGCCTGTGCCTTCCATGGCCACATCACCG GTGAGAAGGGGCTGTTTTCGCTGTCGCCGCCGCACCAGGGGGTCGACGGCGAGTGGAACGACAAGAGCGGGGTCATTGTCTACAGGTGGAACGAGCATGGCGACCGCCCCAACACCGGCCGTGCCAACTGGAAGGGAAGGTGGAGCTGCTGCCAGGAGCGGGACGAGGAAGCGCCGCCGTGCCGCCGTGGGTACCACGTCTCCTACGACGATGGCTTCACTCTCTTCTAG